The proteins below come from a single Peromyscus leucopus breed LL Stock chromosome 13, UCI_PerLeu_2.1, whole genome shotgun sequence genomic window:
- the LOC114696328 gene encoding 28S ribosomal protein S33, mitochondrial-like, producing the protein MASLSEYALRMSRLSAWIFGEVARPTDSKSIKVVNMFSEQPLAKKETYDWYPNHNTYFALTGTLRFLGLYKDEHQDFKDEKRCLKKLRGKGKPRKGKEKRAKKELRKCISLTFHTLAEGDLPQ; encoded by the coding sequence ATGGCTTCACTTTCAGAATATGCACTGCGTATGTCTCGTCTGAGTGCCTGGATCTTTGGTGAAGTGGCCAGACCTACTGATTCGAAGTCCATAAAAGTGGTGAATATGTTCAGTGAACAGCCCTTGGCCAAAAAGGAGACTTATGACTGGTATCCAAATCACAACACATATTTTGCGCTCACGGGCACACTTCGTTTCCTTGGCCTTTACAAAGATGAGCATCAGGATTTTAAGGATGAAAAAAGATGTCTAAAGAAGCTCCGTGGAAAGGGGAaaccaaggaaaggaaaagagaaaagagctaAAAAAGAACTAAGAAAGTGTATCTCATTAACTTTTCACACATTAGCGGAAGGTGACCTTCCTCAGTAG